In the genome of Desulfobotulus mexicanus, one region contains:
- a CDS encoding BRO-N domain-containing protein: protein MTHENHSLDFTFEKHTVRTLSEGGEIWFVAKDVYTALEIAWRGEESLSNIPVNWRGVRSFRTPLKNQHGVYGEQDQDFIIINEPALYKLAFRSNKPAAEDFTNWVASEVLPAIRRTGRYGASAPATLPHGHEDQILLARHLVREVNDMLASLSTLSQLHQNMVVSVNNVLRTVCVLNPEVHHEAFVQSLRSQGGGK, encoded by the coding sequence ATGACACACGAAAACCATTCCCTTGACTTTACATTTGAAAAGCACACCGTAAGAACCCTGTCCGAAGGTGGAGAAATCTGGTTTGTTGCAAAGGATGTTTATACTGCGCTGGAAATAGCGTGGAGGGGTGAAGAATCTCTTTCAAATATTCCGGTGAACTGGAGGGGGGTTCGGAGTTTCCGAACCCCCCTCAAAAACCAGCACGGCGTGTATGGTGAACAAGATCAGGATTTCATCATCATCAACGAACCCGCCCTCTACAAGCTGGCCTTCCGGTCCAACAAACCCGCTGCCGAAGATTTCACCAACTGGGTAGCCAGTGAAGTTCTCCCCGCCATCCGCCGAACGGGCCGCTATGGCGCTTCCGCTCCTGCCACCCTCCCCCATGGCCATGAAGACCAGATCCTTCTGGCAAGGCACCTTGTCCGGGAAGTGAATGATATGCTGGCAAGTTTAAGCACCCTGAGCCAGCTTCATCAGAATATGGTGGTATCCGTGAATAACGTCCTGCGGACGGTCTGTGTGCTGAACCCGGAAGTCCACCACGAAGCCTTTGTTCAATCCCTCAGAAGTCAGGGCGGCGGGAAGTAA
- a CDS encoding phage tail tape measure protein: protein MSNVEKIVKIVFSGDDQVSQVATGINTNLGKLGMAMNVIEDGVRSVTKPMAAMADATLTTTAALGAMAAAGTGVAIAAAGEWSDSFNEISTLIDATGDDLGIFRKNLLDYGADSAFAMAEVNAATYAAISAGTDYKDAIGLIAQTERLAIAGKAELADTTVALVSTMNAYGASSDEASRYSDILFNTVKSGQTTLPELSKSLSQVTSIAAAGDVPFETLAAAIAVLTAKGAPTSEAMTAIRGAIQAIIKPSEQAAKEAEALGIGFDASALKSKGFEGVMQDVYAATDGNVETIARLFGNVQGLTGVLAMFGADGGDHFLSMQQQMQTSSGATDAAYEKMADNVALYNQKLLNSMRATFVTAGLPLLDEYGDAVSALSEIFGGLRTSIDAGAFDELYARLSKSAGEFTEWASDIGQALPEALENIDWSRFTAGADELSETIKDLFDSIFQGLDPTKPDELGQILQVLVDGMGSLATASSGILEAWNPLLQLGGDLITKFAEMDPALVRTAGHKLGLAQRSEFLTEKFGFWKGMLISLFLPVRDTEANIDRMNDAMAVAGVYIPQNTERLREMAKATDETAKVMEGGAGSAGEFAEELEKLSENTEVEIRVSAEEIQSARDQMKELGMDATHLSEEVIIDFLIHKDEASWDALKTALADIPGEKATKITAEADERSIEVVKGVMSFMDDEQHVTYVAGPDKNSIKKTREELEEEIPPEKRLALMVEMDKAQLAEETARIKATLAVLETNIEWHAKMNIAELEADAEKFKAIMGSMDNTISSTGDLLGSLFGQVLQADSMRDKLNIESQIRKENQLRQEAHDKQMIMTDLEIQMLREKQHRLNHGKEQSLITINGEGLQPHLEAFMWEVLSAIQLRVNEEGMDMLLGT, encoded by the coding sequence ATGTCCAACGTAGAAAAAATAGTCAAAATCGTCTTCTCAGGTGATGATCAGGTCTCCCAGGTAGCCACAGGCATCAACACCAATCTGGGCAAGCTGGGAATGGCCATGAACGTCATAGAAGATGGCGTCCGCAGCGTCACAAAACCCATGGCTGCCATGGCCGATGCCACCCTCACCACCACCGCAGCCCTCGGAGCCATGGCAGCAGCCGGAACCGGGGTGGCCATTGCCGCAGCCGGAGAGTGGTCCGACTCCTTCAACGAGATTTCCACCCTCATTGATGCCACGGGCGATGACCTCGGCATCTTCCGCAAAAACCTGCTGGATTATGGTGCGGATTCCGCCTTTGCCATGGCCGAGGTGAACGCCGCCACCTATGCGGCCATATCCGCAGGCACGGACTACAAAGACGCCATCGGCCTCATCGCCCAGACAGAACGCCTTGCCATTGCAGGCAAAGCAGAGCTTGCCGATACCACCGTGGCGCTGGTTTCCACCATGAACGCCTACGGTGCCAGTTCGGACGAAGCCTCCCGGTACTCGGACATCCTTTTTAACACTGTCAAATCCGGGCAGACCACCCTGCCGGAGCTGTCCAAATCCCTCTCACAGGTCACATCCATCGCCGCAGCCGGAGACGTGCCCTTTGAAACCCTGGCAGCGGCCATTGCCGTTCTCACCGCCAAGGGCGCACCCACCAGCGAAGCCATGACAGCCATCCGGGGAGCCATTCAGGCCATCATCAAGCCATCGGAGCAGGCGGCAAAAGAGGCCGAGGCTTTAGGCATTGGCTTTGATGCTTCTGCCCTGAAATCCAAGGGCTTTGAGGGTGTGATGCAGGATGTGTATGCGGCCACGGATGGCAATGTGGAAACCATTGCAAGGCTCTTTGGCAACGTGCAGGGACTCACCGGCGTGCTGGCCATGTTTGGTGCCGACGGCGGCGATCATTTTCTTTCCATGCAGCAGCAGATGCAGACCTCTTCCGGGGCAACGGATGCAGCCTACGAAAAGATGGCCGACAACGTGGCCCTTTATAATCAAAAACTCCTTAACTCCATGCGGGCCACCTTTGTGACCGCAGGCCTGCCCCTGCTGGATGAATACGGCGATGCCGTGAGCGCCCTGTCTGAGATATTCGGGGGGCTGCGCACCAGCATCGATGCCGGAGCCTTTGATGAGCTGTATGCCCGTCTTTCCAAAAGCGCCGGGGAGTTTACGGAGTGGGCCTCGGACATTGGTCAGGCCCTGCCCGAGGCTCTGGAAAATATTGACTGGTCCCGGTTTACCGCAGGCGCAGACGAGCTGAGCGAAACCATCAAAGACCTGTTTGATTCCATATTTCAGGGGCTGGACCCCACCAAGCCCGACGAGCTGGGGCAGATTCTTCAGGTGCTTGTGGATGGTATGGGCAGCCTTGCTACGGCATCTTCCGGAATTCTGGAAGCGTGGAACCCGCTTTTGCAGCTGGGTGGGGATCTCATAACAAAATTTGCGGAAATGGACCCGGCACTGGTCAGGACAGCCGGGCACAAGCTGGGTCTGGCCCAGCGGTCTGAGTTTTTGACGGAAAAGTTCGGGTTCTGGAAAGGGATGCTGATTTCTTTGTTTTTGCCCGTCCGGGATACCGAGGCCAATATCGACCGGATGAATGATGCCATGGCTGTGGCAGGTGTTTACATTCCGCAAAACACGGAGAGACTCCGGGAAATGGCCAAGGCCACGGACGAAACCGCCAAGGTCATGGAGGGCGGGGCCGGATCTGCGGGGGAGTTTGCCGAAGAGCTGGAAAAGCTCAGTGAAAATACAGAGGTGGAAATCAGGGTTTCTGCGGAAGAGATTCAGTCCGCACGGGATCAGATGAAAGAGCTGGGGATGGATGCCACCCATTTGTCCGAGGAAGTGATCATCGATTTCCTGATCCATAAAGACGAGGCCTCCTGGGATGCTCTGAAAACGGCCCTTGCGGATATCCCCGGAGAAAAAGCCACAAAGATCACGGCGGAGGCGGACGAAAGATCCATCGAAGTGGTCAAGGGCGTGATGTCCTTTATGGATGACGAACAGCACGTCACCTATGTCGCAGGCCCGGACAAAAATTCCATCAAAAAAACCAGAGAAGAGCTGGAAGAAGAAATCCCCCCGGAAAAACGCCTTGCCCTCATGGTGGAGATGGACAAGGCCCAGCTTGCGGAAGAAACCGCGCGCATCAAGGCGACTTTGGCGGTGCTGGAAACCAATATCGAGTGGCACGCAAAAATGAACATCGCCGAACTGGAGGCGGATGCGGAGAAGTTTAAAGCAATCATGGGCAGCATGGACAACACCATTTCCTCCACCGGGGATCTTTTGGGGAGTCTTTTTGGTCAGGTTTTACAGGCAGACAGTATGAGGGACAAGCTTAATATTGAAAGCCAGATCCGAAAGGAAAATCAGCTCAGGCAGGAAGCCCATGACAAGCAGATGATCATGACAGACCTTGAAATACAGATGCTTCGGGAAAAGCAGCACAGGCTGAACCACGGAAAGGAGCAGTCCCTGATTACCATCAACGGAGAGGGCCTGCAGCCCCACCTTGAGGCCTTCATGTGGGAGGTTTTAAGTGCAATACAGCTCAGAGTTAACGAAGAGGGCATGGATATGCTGCTGGGTACTTAA